One segment of Methanolinea mesophila DNA contains the following:
- the eif1A gene encoding translation initiation factor eIF-1A produces the protein MTDQSEEKNESGEIIRVRLPKKRNREIFAIAELMMGANHIRVKCGDGVTRMGRIKGKIKKRVWIREGDILIVIPWSFQDDKCDIIYRYTGPQVEWLRRAGYL, from the coding sequence ATCACCGACCAGAGCGAGGAGAAGAACGAGTCCGGGGAGATCATCCGGGTTCGTCTCCCGAAGAAGAGAAACCGCGAGATTTTCGCAATTGCCGAACTTATGATGGGGGCCAATCACATCCGGGTGAAATGTGGCGACGGTGTCACCAGGATGGGCCGTATAAAGGGGAAGATCAAGAAACGTGTCTGGATACGCGAAGGAGACATCCTCATCGTGATCCCGTGGTCCTTCCAGGACGACAAGTGCGACATCATCTACCGCTATACCGGGCCCCAGGTGGAGTGGCTCCGCCGGGCCGGGTATTTGTGA
- a CDS encoding HEAT repeat domain-containing protein, translating into MDEVTRILHDLKSDDWTVRQEAVGRIGQIRDPEVLNHLLSRLRTEKWYIREAVASGIRSLNDPRVAEPLVRCLSDDDDIVRNACARALGNMHYKNAERALEKAAKDPDSRVSKSARAALEKIRG; encoded by the coding sequence ATGGATGAAGTGACCCGGATCCTGCACGACCTTAAGAGCGACGACTGGACGGTCCGCCAGGAGGCCGTGGGGAGGATTGGGCAGATCCGCGATCCCGAGGTTCTTAACCACCTGCTCTCAAGGCTCCGGACCGAGAAGTGGTACATCCGGGAGGCGGTCGCTTCCGGGATCCGATCCCTGAACGATCCCCGGGTCGCGGAGCCGCTGGTCCGATGCCTCTCGGACGACGACGATATCGTGCGGAACGCGTGCGCCCGAGCACTCGGGAACATGCATTATAAGAACGCCGAAAGAGCGCTTGAAAAAGCGGCGAAAGATCCCGACAGCAGGGTAAGCAAATCGGCACGCGCCGCCCTGGAAAAGATCCGGGGATAA
- a CDS encoding PAS domain S-box protein: MTESAGDLPKKENRRISTLLTRRGGLIFLLIILLVTFGTFTYAYQQATNQVKEETRHELITAATLIAARVDGDRVAALSPGDEGTPEFIALRDELARARDEVPSIRFAYIMREEADRVVFVVDADYGTAPDAAKIGQVYPDPPPDMREGFVRPSADRDFTTDQWGSVLSGYAPVRADDGTVTGLVGVDMDQSLVVERSRFMGWTAFFGVFAIILIAAGGVVYFERLRGKKDRELEASVERYRAFFSTSRDSVFITSKEGGWIDVNKAAVSLFGYRDREELMKTPVIDIYADPEERARHLSVIDSRGYSVEYPVLLQKKDGTRIHAQITSVAKRDGTGKITGYQGIIRDVTAEVHAREALENSELRYRTFIDSMNDMAFLKDPDHRYVVANAELQRFFGLPEAGIVGKTDFQLMEEGAAEKCVASDNEALVSEKPVITEERAGDRIFETRKFLVRPEHGTIFIGGYIRDVTESRNAELAMQESEEKFRELFNNAGDVIFLHELNAWDAPGRFIEVNRVACERLGYSREEFLTMTPEDIDAPGTRDHVPAVMRELAKNGHATFEGVHVKKSGEQVPVEISAHIFEFRGRKVVLSIVRDITERKIFQEKLAESLDQISRNMVQFAVLNDQIRNPLQVIMGEMMLDREPDRNRILDQIAKIDGLISRLDRGYLESEKVREFLQRHYGLKGERKDR; the protein is encoded by the coding sequence ATGACGGAATCTGCCGGAGATCTCCCGAAAAAGGAGAACCGCCGGATCTCTACGCTGCTTACCCGCCGTGGGGGACTCATCTTCCTGCTGATCATTCTTCTGGTCACCTTCGGGACCTTTACCTATGCCTACCAGCAGGCGACCAACCAGGTAAAGGAGGAGACCCGCCACGAGCTGATCACTGCGGCGACGCTGATCGCCGCCCGGGTCGACGGGGACCGGGTGGCCGCACTTTCACCCGGGGACGAGGGCACCCCGGAGTTCATTGCGCTCCGGGACGAGCTGGCCCGGGCACGGGATGAGGTCCCGTCGATCCGGTTCGCCTATATCATGCGCGAGGAAGCGGACCGTGTGGTCTTCGTGGTGGACGCGGATTACGGAACCGCCCCAGATGCGGCGAAGATCGGGCAGGTGTATCCAGACCCGCCCCCCGATATGCGGGAAGGGTTCGTCCGCCCTTCTGCGGACCGCGACTTCACCACCGACCAGTGGGGGAGCGTGCTCTCCGGATACGCTCCGGTACGTGCGGATGACGGGACCGTCACCGGCCTGGTCGGGGTGGACATGGACCAGTCGCTGGTGGTGGAGCGAAGCCGGTTCATGGGATGGACCGCTTTCTTCGGAGTATTCGCCATTATCCTGATCGCCGCGGGCGGTGTGGTGTATTTCGAACGGTTGCGGGGGAAGAAGGACCGGGAGCTTGAGGCGAGCGTGGAACGATACCGGGCGTTCTTCTCCACATCCCGGGACAGCGTGTTCATCACCTCGAAGGAGGGAGGCTGGATCGATGTCAACAAGGCGGCGGTCTCACTCTTCGGGTACCGGGACCGGGAGGAACTGATGAAGACCCCGGTGATCGATATCTACGCCGACCCGGAGGAAAGGGCCCGGCACCTCTCGGTCATCGATTCCCGGGGGTACAGCGTGGAGTACCCGGTCCTGCTGCAGAAGAAGGACGGGACGCGGATCCATGCCCAGATCACCAGTGTGGCGAAACGGGACGGGACGGGGAAGATCACGGGGTACCAGGGCATCATCCGGGACGTCACCGCCGAGGTGCATGCGAGGGAGGCGCTGGAGAACAGCGAGCTGCGGTACCGGACGTTCATAGACTCCATGAACGATATGGCCTTCCTGAAGGACCCGGACCACCGGTACGTGGTGGCGAACGCCGAGCTCCAGCGGTTTTTCGGGCTCCCGGAAGCAGGAATCGTGGGAAAGACGGACTTCCAGCTTATGGAAGAGGGTGCGGCGGAGAAATGCGTGGCGTCCGACAACGAGGCCCTGGTCTCGGAAAAGCCGGTGATCACCGAGGAACGGGCCGGCGACCGTATCTTCGAGACCCGCAAGTTCCTCGTGCGTCCTGAGCACGGCACGATCTTCATCGGGGGGTACATCCGTGACGTGACCGAGAGCCGGAACGCGGAGCTCGCCATGCAGGAGAGCGAGGAGAAGTTCCGTGAACTGTTCAACAACGCGGGCGACGTGATTTTCCTGCACGAGCTGAATGCGTGGGACGCTCCGGGGAGGTTCATCGAGGTGAACAGGGTCGCATGCGAGCGGCTCGGGTATTCCAGGGAAGAGTTCCTTACGATGACCCCGGAGGATATCGATGCCCCGGGGACCCGCGACCACGTCCCTGCCGTGATGCGGGAGCTTGCCAAAAACGGGCATGCCACGTTCGAGGGGGTTCACGTAAAGAAGAGCGGCGAGCAGGTCCCGGTTGAGATAAGCGCCCATATTTTCGAGTTCCGGGGGCGGAAGGTGGTCCTCTCCATCGTCCGGGACATCACCGAGCGAAAGATATTCCAGGAAAAACTCGCTGAGAGCCTGGACCAGATCTCCCGGAACATGGTCCAGTTTGCGGTCTTAAACGACCAGATCAGGAACCCGCTCCAGGTGATCATGGGAGAGATGATGCTCGACCGGGAACCGGACCGGAACCGGATCCTGGACCAGATCGCAAAGATCGACGGGCTGATCAGCCGTCTGGACCGGGGATACCTGGAGTCCGAGAAGGTCCGTGAGTTCCTCCAGCGGCATTACGGGCTGAAGGGCGAGCGTAAAGACCGCTGA
- a CDS encoding DUF1059 domain-containing protein: protein MPSFKCKNIGMDCPFETSAPTEAELEQKIADHARSVHNIKTLDKDMWMKIKKTIK, encoded by the coding sequence ATGCCGTCATTCAAATGCAAAAACATCGGAATGGACTGCCCCTTCGAGACTTCCGCTCCAACAGAGGCGGAGCTCGAGCAGAAGATCGCGGACCATGCACGAAGCGTCCACAATATCAAGACCCTTGATAAGGATATGTGGATGAAGATCAAGAAGACCATCAAGTAA
- a CDS encoding phosphoribosyltransferase: MIPDEFPCELVTWQDSYEMARTLAGMVKEDCYAPDIVIAVGRGGYVPARVVCDFMLQDMLTSFKMEHWGSAAREKPEVRVRFPIAVDIRGQKVLVVDDVTDSGETLQYAIKYLQGFSPREIRTAVLQHKSGSVFRPDYFAREEKEWRWIIYPWAVHEDVVGFCGRILEREVLTSGQLAEALFRQYRIRVSPVAVNDALEDLLAGAEIGKSGELYGKKLIGPV; encoded by the coding sequence ATGATCCCCGATGAATTTCCCTGCGAACTGGTGACCTGGCAGGACAGCTACGAGATGGCCCGGACGCTTGCCGGCATGGTCAAGGAGGACTGTTACGCCCCCGACATCGTGATCGCCGTCGGGCGCGGCGGGTACGTGCCCGCCCGGGTGGTCTGCGATTTTATGCTCCAGGACATGCTCACCAGTTTCAAGATGGAGCACTGGGGAAGCGCAGCGAGAGAGAAACCGGAGGTCAGGGTACGGTTCCCGATCGCGGTGGATATCAGGGGGCAGAAGGTCCTGGTGGTGGACGATGTCACCGACTCCGGGGAGACGTTGCAGTACGCGATCAAATATCTGCAGGGTTTTTCGCCCCGGGAGATCCGGACGGCGGTGCTCCAGCACAAGTCAGGATCGGTGTTCCGCCCGGATTATTTCGCCCGCGAGGAGAAGGAGTGGCGGTGGATAATCTACCCGTGGGCGGTCCACGAGGATGTAGTGGGTTTTTGCGGGCGGATCCTGGAACGCGAGGTCCTCACCTCCGGGCAGCTGGCGGAAGCCCTGTTCCGGCAGTACCGGATCAGGGTCTCCCCCGTTGCGGTGAACGATGCGCTCGAAGACCTCCTGGCCGGTGCGGAGATCGGAAAATCCGGGGAACTCTATGGGAAAAAGCTCATCGGCCCGGTCTGA
- a CDS encoding cation:proton antiporter translates to MIEVYILVFSFAVLAFGLISHRIERMVITAPMVFVIAGLLTGSAGYVAPEYGLGQDLVLILVELTLVLTLFTDAARINLPRHWGTVSIPARLLAIGLPLTIVAGMAGAAFLFPGLTLLEALLLAIILTPTDAGLALPIVNNRLVPVRIRNAINIESGLNDGIVFPLFVIVLAVLESEIFSISTGSILTFLLEQVGLGVLTGIFIGLAGGWLMSRAIGRGWMTPTYQRLGLVALAFITWALAGEIGGNGFIAAFTGGLFAGYVMKAMGKKVIDFAEAEGQLLILAVFFIFGIFMATLLPGMTWQYVAYAVISLTLVRMIPVKISFAGSHLRPQTGWFVGWFGPRGLASIVLLILALQQLSSDAFSRTISLAVGATVTLSVFAHGITTMPLIGRYAKAVSGMSAEAPEKEEVEEVPARSSVIFGHHKED, encoded by the coding sequence GTGATCGAGGTCTATATCCTGGTGTTCTCATTCGCGGTGCTGGCATTCGGGCTGATCTCGCACCGCATCGAACGGATGGTGATCACCGCTCCCATGGTCTTCGTCATCGCCGGCCTCCTCACCGGGAGCGCAGGGTATGTCGCCCCGGAATACGGTCTCGGACAGGACCTCGTCCTGATCCTGGTTGAACTTACCCTGGTCCTTACACTCTTCACCGACGCCGCCCGCATCAACCTGCCCCGGCACTGGGGAACCGTCTCCATCCCCGCCCGCCTCCTGGCGATCGGCCTCCCGCTTACCATCGTCGCGGGAATGGCAGGTGCCGCATTCCTCTTCCCCGGGCTCACCCTCCTCGAGGCCCTGCTCCTCGCGATCATCCTCACCCCCACGGATGCCGGCCTGGCCCTCCCGATCGTCAACAACAGACTGGTCCCGGTGCGGATCAGGAACGCCATAAACATCGAGAGCGGGTTAAACGACGGGATCGTGTTCCCCCTGTTCGTGATTGTCCTTGCGGTCCTTGAGAGCGAGATCTTCTCGATCTCCACCGGGTCCATACTGACATTCCTTCTCGAGCAGGTCGGGCTCGGTGTCCTGACCGGGATTTTCATCGGTCTCGCGGGGGGGTGGCTCATGAGCAGGGCGATCGGACGGGGATGGATGACCCCCACCTACCAGCGCCTGGGCTTAGTCGCGCTCGCCTTCATCACCTGGGCGCTCGCCGGTGAGATCGGGGGGAACGGGTTCATCGCAGCGTTCACCGGGGGGCTCTTCGCCGGGTACGTGATGAAGGCGATGGGCAAAAAAGTGATAGATTTCGCCGAGGCCGAGGGGCAGCTCCTCATCCTGGCGGTCTTCTTCATATTCGGTATCTTCATGGCAACACTCCTGCCAGGGATGACCTGGCAGTACGTGGCGTACGCGGTTATCTCCCTCACCCTGGTCCGCATGATCCCGGTGAAGATCTCATTTGCCGGCTCCCACCTCCGGCCCCAGACCGGCTGGTTCGTCGGCTGGTTCGGACCGAGAGGGCTCGCGTCCATCGTGCTCCTGATCCTCGCCCTGCAGCAGCTCTCATCGGATGCCTTCTCCCGGACCATCTCCCTCGCGGTGGGTGCTACCGTGACACTGAGCGTCTTTGCCCACGGTATCACTACCATGCCTCTCATCGGCAGGTATGCAAAAGCGGTCTCCGGAATGAGCGCTGAAGCACCGGAGAAGGAAGAGGTCGAAGAAGTGCCCGCCCGGTCGAGCGTAATCTTCGGTCACCATAAGGAAGATTAG
- a CDS encoding LEA type 2 family protein encodes MKIQLFLLACSFLAAGVFVSGCSLLFKDPEISVKSVVPTSFSLNEIALNVTLDVNNPNSMGITLKTLSFDVYYQQGNDWVYLSHGEQSGVRVNPGENEVTIPVTVNNVQLGKSLISLVSQGQLTLQIRGYAAPDILGFGPKIPFTHTTTVSL; translated from the coding sequence ATGAAGATCCAGTTGTTCCTCCTGGCGTGCTCGTTCCTTGCCGCCGGGGTGTTCGTCTCCGGCTGCAGCCTGCTCTTCAAGGACCCGGAGATCTCGGTGAAGAGCGTGGTGCCCACTTCGTTTTCTCTCAACGAGATAGCCCTCAACGTGACCCTCGATGTGAACAACCCGAATTCGATGGGTATCACCCTCAAGACCCTCTCGTTCGACGTCTACTACCAGCAGGGGAACGACTGGGTATACCTCTCCCACGGCGAGCAGAGCGGGGTCCGGGTCAACCCCGGCGAGAACGAAGTCACCATACCCGTCACGGTAAACAACGTGCAGCTGGGCAAGTCGCTCATCAGCCTGGTCAGCCAGGGGCAACTGACCCTGCAGATCCGGGGCTACGCCGCCCCCGACATCCTCGGGTTCGGCCCGAAGATCCCCTTCACCCATACCACCACCGTCTCCCTCTAA
- a CDS encoding PAS domain-containing protein: MKPQDAEYQIKGILECNRRGLTVQEIARRQKMNRNSVNKYLEILVAKGEAEYRTFGVCRVFYPMKRVPAQALLMFSSELICMVDQHDCLLAANPQFREFFGIEDDLAIQGKDIGNIPTPVREVPYLAALVSGLCGEKEITREFTLRKGDPGPRENVFHFSARGVPTLFEDGVRGTTVLLKDLTAQMEYLHNLEFLARTSATLADMGDDENIYQYIADRTAELVPGSMVGVSSVNPRTNTLLLAAVGGDPGLIQGLFSGLGISPEGSLFAMENAPEATPFLTMSQLEEGAERLYLQLFRMFPEELCDRIQEQLELGKNYAMGCVCRGGLYGSVTIRLKKGNEIRNKETIEAFVRQAGVALQRRYAREKLARAEARIMELEGRECNQG; the protein is encoded by the coding sequence ATGAAACCGCAGGATGCAGAGTATCAGATAAAAGGGATCCTCGAGTGCAACCGGAGGGGCCTGACCGTCCAGGAGATCGCGAGACGCCAGAAGATGAACCGGAACTCGGTGAACAAGTACCTGGAGATCCTTGTGGCGAAAGGTGAAGCGGAATACCGGACTTTCGGGGTCTGCAGGGTGTTTTATCCGATGAAAAGAGTCCCTGCACAGGCCCTGCTGATGTTCTCTTCCGAACTGATCTGCATGGTGGATCAGCATGACTGCCTGCTCGCTGCAAATCCACAATTTCGTGAATTTTTCGGGATTGAAGACGATTTAGCAATCCAGGGAAAGGATATTGGTAATATTCCCACCCCGGTCAGGGAGGTCCCGTACCTGGCAGCCCTGGTTTCCGGGCTCTGCGGAGAGAAGGAGATCACCCGTGAGTTCACTCTCCGGAAAGGTGATCCAGGCCCGCGGGAGAATGTCTTCCATTTCTCAGCCCGGGGCGTCCCCACGCTCTTTGAGGACGGGGTCCGGGGAACCACGGTCCTGTTGAAGGATCTTACGGCGCAGATGGAGTACCTTCACAACCTTGAATTCCTCGCCAGGACATCGGCGACGCTCGCCGACATGGGAGACGACGAGAACATTTACCAGTATATTGCGGACCGGACCGCGGAACTTGTCCCCGGAAGCATGGTAGGAGTCAGCTCCGTCAATCCCCGGACAAATACGCTCCTCCTCGCCGCGGTCGGGGGTGATCCGGGCCTGATCCAGGGGCTCTTCAGTGGCCTTGGTATTTCCCCCGAAGGCTCTCTTTTTGCAATGGAAAATGCCCCGGAAGCGACCCCTTTTCTTACCATGAGCCAGTTGGAGGAGGGTGCGGAACGTCTCTACCTCCAGCTTTTCCGGATGTTCCCGGAGGAACTGTGCGACAGGATACAGGAGCAGCTCGAACTGGGTAAGAATTATGCCATGGGATGCGTCTGCAGGGGCGGACTTTACGGTTCGGTAACAATCCGGTTGAAAAAGGGGAATGAAATCAGGAACAAGGAGACGATCGAGGCGTTCGTGCGGCAGGCGGGAGTTGCCCTGCAGAGGCGGTATGCGCGGGAAAAGCTCGCCCGGGCGGAAGCACGGATAATGGAACTGGAAGGACGGGAATGTAACCAGGGGTGA
- a CDS encoding DUF998 domain-containing protein codes for MMKISPVRDRVAAGAVFFLAGAIALMGIISAEALYPGYSTAENTISDLGASVPPDIIVQPSATIFNATMIVTGLLIIAASFFVHRAFGYLLVSIPLTLLGAGVLGVGIFPGNYGTVHAIFALLAFLAGGISAIAAYRVETVPFRYFSVILGVITLFTLVSYFALGQSAPLAPLGIGGVERWIVYPVLVWMLGFGGYLMSDSSGR; via the coding sequence ATGATGAAAATCAGTCCTGTGCGGGACCGGGTGGCAGCCGGAGCTGTTTTTTTTCTCGCGGGGGCGATTGCACTCATGGGGATTATTTCCGCGGAAGCTCTCTACCCCGGCTACAGTACGGCGGAGAATACGATCAGCGACCTCGGTGCGTCTGTTCCTCCGGACATCATAGTCCAGCCGTCCGCGACCATCTTCAACGCAACGATGATCGTCACGGGGCTGCTCATCATCGCCGCCTCCTTTTTCGTCCACCGGGCCTTCGGATACCTGCTCGTTTCCATCCCCCTGACCCTGCTCGGTGCCGGGGTCCTGGGGGTCGGGATCTTTCCCGGGAACTACGGCACCGTGCACGCCATCTTCGCCCTTCTCGCCTTCCTCGCGGGGGGGATTTCCGCCATTGCCGCGTACCGGGTAGAGACCGTTCCCTTCCGGTACTTTTCGGTGATACTGGGGGTTATCACCCTGTTCACCCTCGTCTCGTATTTTGCACTGGGACAGTCGGCCCCGCTTGCCCCCCTGGGGATCGGCGGGGTCGAACGGTGGATCGTATACCCGGTACTGGTCTGGATGCTGGGGTTCGGGGGATATCTGATGAGTGATTCTTCAGGACGCTGA
- a CDS encoding YqhA family protein produces the protein MNEKPEACEPADSGDRTIRVISDSSRWLFFLAVIGTALIAIFLFILGFLVTISTIVSTVSEMTLDINMIKEILAVFIEIIDLFLVATVFYIIALGLYELFIAKAPLPGWLKICDLDDLKDKLLGLVIIALAVLILGETLTWNGTGDILAFGLAIAAGIAAISVYIWVRR, from the coding sequence ATGAATGAGAAACCTGAGGCATGCGAACCGGCGGACTCCGGGGACCGGACGATCCGGGTGATATCGGACTCGAGCAGGTGGCTGTTCTTCCTCGCCGTGATAGGAACGGCACTGATCGCGATATTCCTCTTTATCCTGGGTTTCCTGGTCACGATATCGACCATCGTTTCCACGGTGTCAGAAATGACGCTTGATATCAACATGATCAAGGAGATTCTGGCGGTCTTCATCGAGATCATAGACCTCTTCCTCGTGGCTACCGTGTTTTACATCATCGCCCTGGGCCTCTACGAGCTCTTCATCGCAAAAGCACCGCTCCCCGGGTGGCTGAAGATCTGCGATCTCGACGACCTGAAGGACAAACTCCTGGGGCTGGTGATAATCGCCCTCGCGGTGCTCATTCTCGGGGAGACCCTCACCTGGAACGGAACCGGCGATATCCTTGCATTCGGGCTGGCGATAGCCGCGGGGATCGCGGCGATATCGGTATATATCTGGGTCCGGCGCTGA
- a CDS encoding MFS transporter yields MEPSGNLPEEEARPPRLVAFIVFVAVFMAVVDGSVVNIALPTITTYFGVNVGLSQWVVTGYLVTMTSLLLIFGRVSEYFGRGRVFTTGFLVFTLGSLACGLAPSLSALVFFRVIQAIGGAMLFSLSSAILYQLYPREELGKAMGYIGATVAIGSIAGPVLGGFIVDALGWEYIFLINVPIGAVFVPLAVHYFRAMKFPRRSIRMDWAGAFFLVTFMVLLILTMSELAENFALSLPVIVTGGVFLASLAGFIITQARVKDPLLDLSIFRYLKFSLPVLATFLYFIALFMINLVGPFYFEGVFDLPPSQVGLVFLIMPLVMVVGSPIAGWLHDNHYSPYYPMAGMVVAGISMFVLAGLAIRMELFLIIAAFFPMTVGSALFQSPNNTEIMSALPAEKVGIASSISATVRNLGMALGASLGSILLVVGIGFSGYSGPVLEANNEVLAFAAALIMGLSGVLAFVAGGVSYARARIIAKERSERN; encoded by the coding sequence ATGGAACCGAGCGGAAATCTCCCTGAAGAGGAGGCACGACCCCCGAGACTGGTCGCGTTCATCGTCTTCGTGGCGGTGTTCATGGCGGTGGTCGACGGGAGCGTGGTCAACATCGCGCTTCCCACCATCACCACCTACTTCGGGGTAAACGTCGGCCTCTCCCAGTGGGTGGTCACCGGGTACCTGGTCACGATGACGAGCCTGCTCCTGATCTTCGGCCGTGTTTCGGAGTATTTCGGCCGGGGCAGGGTCTTTACCACAGGGTTCCTGGTCTTTACTCTCGGGTCCCTGGCGTGCGGGCTCGCCCCTTCCCTTTCTGCGCTTGTATTTTTCAGGGTCATCCAGGCCATCGGGGGAGCGATGCTCTTCTCGCTCTCAAGCGCAATCCTCTACCAGCTCTATCCCCGTGAGGAGCTCGGGAAGGCGATGGGCTATATCGGGGCCACGGTGGCGATCGGGAGCATCGCAGGGCCGGTCCTCGGGGGATTCATCGTCGATGCGCTCGGCTGGGAATATATCTTCCTGATCAATGTACCCATCGGGGCGGTATTTGTCCCCCTCGCGGTGCACTATTTCAGGGCGATGAAGTTCCCCCGGAGATCGATCCGGATGGACTGGGCCGGGGCGTTCTTCCTGGTGACCTTCATGGTGCTGCTGATCCTGACCATGTCCGAGCTCGCCGAAAACTTCGCCCTGAGCCTGCCGGTGATAGTCACCGGAGGAGTATTCCTTGCCTCGCTCGCCGGGTTCATCATCACCCAGGCCCGGGTGAAGGACCCGCTCCTCGACCTCTCTATCTTCAGGTATCTCAAGTTCAGTCTCCCGGTCCTGGCGACATTCCTCTACTTCATCGCCCTTTTCATGATCAACCTGGTGGGCCCTTTCTACTTCGAGGGGGTCTTCGATCTGCCGCCCTCCCAGGTGGGGCTGGTATTCCTGATCATGCCCCTGGTCATGGTGGTCGGATCGCCCATCGCCGGGTGGCTCCATGACAACCACTACTCCCCGTACTATCCCATGGCGGGGATGGTGGTCGCCGGGATCTCCATGTTCGTGCTCGCCGGGCTCGCGATCAGGATGGAACTCTTCCTCATCATCGCCGCTTTCTTCCCCATGACCGTGGGGAGCGCCCTCTTCCAGAGCCCGAACAACACCGAGATCATGAGTGCCCTCCCCGCCGAGAAGGTGGGGATCGCCTCCAGCATCAGTGCCACGGTGAGGAACCTGGGCATGGCCCTCGGTGCATCCCTCGGGTCGATCCTCCTGGTGGTGGGCATCGGGTTCTCCGGGTATTCGGGCCCCGTTCTCGAAGCGAACAACGAAGTGCTCGCGTTCGCCGCCGCACTGATCATGGGGCTGTCAGGGGTCCTCGCGTTCGTCGCTGGCGGGGTATCGTATGCGAGAGCGAGAATCATCGCGAAGGAACGATCGGAGCGGAATTAA
- a CDS encoding cysteine desulfurase gives MKRYRESIVMYDLVRLREEFPVLSRCVYLDSASTSQTPRRAVEAMCTYFYEYAANHGRGAHHLARRTTEEYEKVRAQLAGFLEASPEQIVFSKNTTESVNMVARGFRWKRGDHVITTMLEHHANLLPWMMLRDKGVRVTVVPHENGYINPVTVAEAITPRTRLVAITHMPNVLGTVQPVEEIGKMAHERGVPILVDGAQSVGHLPVDVTHIDYLAIPGHKGLLGPQGTGALYMKDPDSLECCLYGGGMVEHVSLTEVKLLPPPAKFEPGTPNIPGVIGLGPAIGLVEELGVDLIHRHEKKLGTRMCRGLSGIAGVSVYSPEGTGVVSFGVENREPNGFARALDDLDGICVRSGMHCAEPLTSSFDCRGTIRASVGCYTTAEEVDRLIAGVQALTGDRS, from the coding sequence ATGAAGAGGTACAGGGAATCTATAGTGATGTACGACCTCGTACGCCTGCGGGAAGAGTTCCCGGTCCTCTCCCGCTGCGTCTATCTGGACAGCGCCTCGACCAGCCAGACCCCGCGGAGGGCGGTCGAGGCCATGTGCACCTATTTCTATGAGTATGCCGCCAACCACGGGAGAGGCGCCCATCACCTCGCCCGCAGGACCACCGAAGAGTACGAGAAGGTCAGGGCACAGCTGGCCGGCTTTCTCGAAGCGTCCCCCGAACAGATCGTGTTCTCCAAGAACACCACCGAGTCGGTGAACATGGTGGCAAGGGGCTTCCGGTGGAAACGCGGCGATCACGTGATCACCACCATGCTTGAGCACCATGCAAACCTGCTCCCCTGGATGATGCTCCGGGACAAAGGGGTCAGGGTGACGGTGGTCCCCCATGAAAACGGGTATATCAACCCGGTGACGGTTGCGGAGGCCATCACGCCCAGAACCAGGCTGGTAGCGATCACTCACATGCCCAACGTGCTCGGGACGGTGCAGCCGGTGGAGGAGATCGGTAAGATGGCACACGAACGGGGTGTCCCGATCCTGGTCGACGGGGCGCAGTCGGTGGGGCACCTCCCGGTGGATGTTACCCACATCGATTACCTGGCAATCCCGGGCCACAAAGGGCTTCTCGGACCGCAGGGCACAGGCGCCCTCTACATGAAGGACCCGGATTCCCTGGAATGCTGCCTCTACGGGGGAGGAATGGTGGAGCACGTCTCACTCACGGAGGTGAAACTCCTCCCCCCGCCGGCAAAGTTCGAACCGGGGACGCCGAACATTCCCGGCGTGATCGGGCTCGGACCGGCCATCGGCCTGGTGGAAGAGCTCGGCGTGGACCTGATCCACCGGCACGAGAAGAAGCTTGGAACCCGTATGTGCAGGGGTCTTTCGGGGATTGCGGGAGTGAGCGTGTACAGCCCTGAAGGAACCGGGGTGGTATCGTTCGGGGTGGAGAACAGGGAACCGAACGGGTTTGCCCGGGCGCTCGACGACCTGGACGGGATCTGCGTGCGGAGCGGAATGCACTGTGCCGAGCCCCTGACAAGTTCTTTCGACTGCCGGGGGACGATCCGGGCCTCGGTCGGGTGCTATACCACCGCGGAAGAGGTCGACCGGCTCATTGCCGGGGTGCAGGCGCTCACCGGTGACAGGTCGTGA